One Acinonyx jubatus isolate Ajub_Pintada_27869175 unplaced genomic scaffold, VMU_Ajub_asm_v1.0 scaffold_24, whole genome shotgun sequence DNA segment encodes these proteins:
- the LOC128313757 gene encoding melanoma-associated antigen D4 isoform X1 — MAEGSYRMESETYNVEDMDEGSDEVGEEEMVEGNDYEEFGAFGGYGTLTSFDIRILRAFGSLGPGLRILSNEPWELENPMLARTLMEAFQLDPETLANEAAAHAVNVARAAASNRAARAAAAAARATYNQVVTNRPVATDQASGEDTQPMTYAAQAQAATPETTLAAPHISQMLVTSEMATPGAPAKSTQPQTGSQAQEAATEGPSAACGFSQAPCASEMDATRPKTAFLGQNDLFDFTQPAGVSGMAFSRSKRPAPAQEAATEGPSAASGVLQAAPAREGAATRPKTTKSGKALAKTRWVEPQNAVTAAAAKTKMATSIPEPEGAAAPAQHSAEPWVRMGGKRTKKSKHLDDEYESSEEEREPPAVPPTWRPSQPPMTVRAHMVPRPPMALRSQVPSRHVLCLPPRNVTLLQERANKLVKYLMIKDYKKIPIKRSDMMKDVIREYDEHFPEIIERATYTLEKKFGIHLKEIDKEEHLYILVCTRDSSARLLGKTKDTPRLSLLLVILGVIFMNGNRASEAVLWEALRKMGLRPGVRHPFLGDLRKLITEDFVKQKYLEYKKVPNSSPPEYEFLWGLRARHETSKMRVLRFIAQNQNRDPREWKAHFLEAVDDAFKTMDVDMAEEHARAQMRAQMNIGDEALIGRWSWDDIQVELLTWDEDGDFGDAWARIPFAFWARYHQYILNSNRANRRATWRAGVSSGTNGGASTSILDGPSTSSTIRTRNAARTSANFFSWIQQR, encoded by the exons atggCTGAGGGAAGCTACCGCATGGAATCAGAAACCTACAACGTTGAAGACATGGATGAGGGTAGCGATGAAGTTGGGGAGGAAGAGATGGTTGAAGGAAATGACTATGAAGAATTTGGTGCTTTTGGAGGCTATGGCACCCTCACCAGCTTTGACATCCGTATCCTCAGAGCCTTTGGGAGCTTGGGTCCAGGCCTTCGCATCTTATCG AATGAGCCCTGGGAACTGGAAAACCCTATGCTAGCTAGGACTCTGATGGAGGCATTTCAGCTGGATCCAGAAACACTTGCCAATGAGGCTGCTGCCCATGCTGTCAACGTAGCCCGCGCAGCCGCCTCCAATCGTGCTGCTAgggccgctgctgctgctgcccgtGCCACCTACAATCAGGTGGTCACTAACCGCCCAGTGGCCACAGACCAGGCTTCAGGAGAAGATACCCAGCCCATGACCTATGCGGCCCAGGCTCAGGCAGCCACCCCTGAGACCACCCTTGCTGCTCCACACATCTCCCAGATGCTAGTCACCAGTGAGATGGCCACCCCAGGGGCTCCAGCAAAGTCCACACAGCCCCAGACAGGCTCCCAGGCCCAGGAGGCTGCTACTGAGGGTCCTAGTGCTGCCTGTGGTTTCTCTCAGGCTCCGTGTGCCAGTGAGATGGATGCCACCCGGCCCAAGACAGCCTTCCTGGGTCAGAACGATCTCTTTGATTTCACCCAGCCGGCAGGTGTCAGTGGCATGGCCTTCTCCCGCTCCAAGAGGCCCGCCCCGGCCCAAGAGGCTGCCACAGAGGGCCCCAGTGCTGCTTCCGGGGTGCTCCAGGCAGCACctgccagggagggggcagccacCCGGCCCAAGACGACCAAATCTGGAAAGGCTCTCGCCAAGACCCGGTGGGTGGAGCCTCAGAATGCTGTGACAGCAGCTGCTGCCAAGACCAAGATGGCCACGAGCATCCCTGAGCCTGAGGGTGcagctgcccctgcccagcacagtgctgagccctgggtcaggatGGGAGGCAAGAGGACCAAGAAG TCCAAGCACCTGGATGATGAATATGAGAGCAGCGAGGAGGAGAGAGAGCCTCCTGCGGTCCCACCGACCTGGAGACCATCGCAGCCTCCGATGACAGTGCGGGCTCATATGGTTCCCCGGCCACCGATGGCCCTGAGGTCCCAGGTACCCTCAAGACATGTCCTGTGCTTGCCACCCCGCAACGTGACCCTTCTGCAAGAGAGG gcaaaTAAACTGGTGAAATATCTGATGATTAAGGACTACAAGAAGATTCCCATCAAGCGCTCAG ACATGATGAAGGATGTCATCCGAGAATACGACGAACATTTCCCTGAGATCATTGAACGAGCAACGTACACTCTGGAAAAG AAGTTTGGGATCCACCTGAAGGAAATTGACAAGGAAGAACACCTGTACATTCTCGTGTGCACACGTGATTCCTCAGCTCGTCTCCTGGGAAA GACCAAGGACACCCCCAGGCTGAGCCTCCTGTTGGTGATTCTGGGAGTCATTTTCATGAATGGCAACCGTGCCAGCGAGG CTGTCCTCTGGGAGGCACTACGCAAGATGGGACTGCGCCCTGG GGTGAGGCACCCATTCCTTGGCGATCTGAGGAAGCTCATTACAGAGGACTTTGTGAAGCAGAA GTACCTGGAATACAAGAAGGTCCCCAATAGCAGCCCACCCGAGTATGAGTTCCTCTGGGGCCTGCGAGCCCGCCACGAGACCAGCAAGATGAGGGTGCTGCGATTCATTGCCCAG AATCAGAACCGAGACCCCCGGGAGTGGAAGGCTCATTTCCTGGAGGCTGTGGATGATGCATTCAAGACGATGGATGTGGATATGGCTGAGGAGCATGCCAGGGCCCAGATGAGGGCCCAGATGAATATCGGGGACGAAGCTCTGATTGGACGGTGGAGCTGGGATGACATACAGGTGGAGCTCCTGACCTGGGATGAGGACGGAGATTTTGGCGATGCCTGGGCCAGGATTCCCTTCGCTTTCTGGGCCAGATACCATCAGTACATTCTGAATAGCAACCGTGCCAACAGGAGAGCCACTTGGAGGGCTGGTGTCAGCAGTGGCACCAACGGTGGGGCCAGCACCAGCATTCTCGATGGGCCCAGCACCAGCTCCACCATCCGGACCAGAAATGCTGCCAGAACGAGTGCCAACTTCTTCTCCTGGATCCA
- the LOC128313757 gene encoding melanoma-associated antigen D4 isoform X2, with translation MAEGSYRMESETYNVEDMDEGSDEVGEEEMVEGNDYEEFGAFGGYGTLTSFDIRILRAFGSLGPGLRILSNEPWELENPMLARTLMEAFQLDPETLANEAAAHAVNVARAAASNRAARAAAAAARATYNQVVTNRPVATDQASGEDTQPMTYAAQAQAATPETTLAAPHISQMLVTSEMATPGAPAKSTQPQTGSQAQEAATEGPSAACGFSQAPCASEMDATRPKTAFLGQNDLFDFTQPAGVSGMAFSRSKRPAPAQEAATEGPSAASGVLQAAPAREGAATRPKTTKSGKALAKTRWVEPQNAVTAAAAKTKMATSIPEPEGAAAPAQHSAEPWVRMGGKRTKKSKHLDDEYESSEEEREPPAVPPTWRPSQPPMTVRAHMVPRPPMALRSQVPSRHVLCLPPRNVTLLQERANKLVKYLMIKDYKKIPIKRSDMMKDVIREYDEHFPEIIERATYTLEKKFGIHLKEIDKEEHLYILVCTRDSSARLLGKTKDTPRLSLLLVILGVIFMNGNRASEAVLWEALRKMGLRPGVRHPFLGDLRKLITEDFVKQKYLEYKKVPNSSPPEYEFLWGLRARHETSKMRVLRFIAQNQNRDPREWKAHFLEAVDDAFKTMDVDMAEEHARAQMRAQMNIGDEALIGRWSWDDIQVELLTWDEDGDFGDAWARIPFAFWARYHQYILNSNRANRRATWRAGVSSGTNGGASTSILDGPSTSSTIRTRNAARTSANFFSWIQ, from the exons atggCTGAGGGAAGCTACCGCATGGAATCAGAAACCTACAACGTTGAAGACATGGATGAGGGTAGCGATGAAGTTGGGGAGGAAGAGATGGTTGAAGGAAATGACTATGAAGAATTTGGTGCTTTTGGAGGCTATGGCACCCTCACCAGCTTTGACATCCGTATCCTCAGAGCCTTTGGGAGCTTGGGTCCAGGCCTTCGCATCTTATCG AATGAGCCCTGGGAACTGGAAAACCCTATGCTAGCTAGGACTCTGATGGAGGCATTTCAGCTGGATCCAGAAACACTTGCCAATGAGGCTGCTGCCCATGCTGTCAACGTAGCCCGCGCAGCCGCCTCCAATCGTGCTGCTAgggccgctgctgctgctgcccgtGCCACCTACAATCAGGTGGTCACTAACCGCCCAGTGGCCACAGACCAGGCTTCAGGAGAAGATACCCAGCCCATGACCTATGCGGCCCAGGCTCAGGCAGCCACCCCTGAGACCACCCTTGCTGCTCCACACATCTCCCAGATGCTAGTCACCAGTGAGATGGCCACCCCAGGGGCTCCAGCAAAGTCCACACAGCCCCAGACAGGCTCCCAGGCCCAGGAGGCTGCTACTGAGGGTCCTAGTGCTGCCTGTGGTTTCTCTCAGGCTCCGTGTGCCAGTGAGATGGATGCCACCCGGCCCAAGACAGCCTTCCTGGGTCAGAACGATCTCTTTGATTTCACCCAGCCGGCAGGTGTCAGTGGCATGGCCTTCTCCCGCTCCAAGAGGCCCGCCCCGGCCCAAGAGGCTGCCACAGAGGGCCCCAGTGCTGCTTCCGGGGTGCTCCAGGCAGCACctgccagggagggggcagccacCCGGCCCAAGACGACCAAATCTGGAAAGGCTCTCGCCAAGACCCGGTGGGTGGAGCCTCAGAATGCTGTGACAGCAGCTGCTGCCAAGACCAAGATGGCCACGAGCATCCCTGAGCCTGAGGGTGcagctgcccctgcccagcacagtgctgagccctgggtcaggatGGGAGGCAAGAGGACCAAGAAG TCCAAGCACCTGGATGATGAATATGAGAGCAGCGAGGAGGAGAGAGAGCCTCCTGCGGTCCCACCGACCTGGAGACCATCGCAGCCTCCGATGACAGTGCGGGCTCATATGGTTCCCCGGCCACCGATGGCCCTGAGGTCCCAGGTACCCTCAAGACATGTCCTGTGCTTGCCACCCCGCAACGTGACCCTTCTGCAAGAGAGG gcaaaTAAACTGGTGAAATATCTGATGATTAAGGACTACAAGAAGATTCCCATCAAGCGCTCAG ACATGATGAAGGATGTCATCCGAGAATACGACGAACATTTCCCTGAGATCATTGAACGAGCAACGTACACTCTGGAAAAG AAGTTTGGGATCCACCTGAAGGAAATTGACAAGGAAGAACACCTGTACATTCTCGTGTGCACACGTGATTCCTCAGCTCGTCTCCTGGGAAA GACCAAGGACACCCCCAGGCTGAGCCTCCTGTTGGTGATTCTGGGAGTCATTTTCATGAATGGCAACCGTGCCAGCGAGG CTGTCCTCTGGGAGGCACTACGCAAGATGGGACTGCGCCCTGG GGTGAGGCACCCATTCCTTGGCGATCTGAGGAAGCTCATTACAGAGGACTTTGTGAAGCAGAA GTACCTGGAATACAAGAAGGTCCCCAATAGCAGCCCACCCGAGTATGAGTTCCTCTGGGGCCTGCGAGCCCGCCACGAGACCAGCAAGATGAGGGTGCTGCGATTCATTGCCCAG AATCAGAACCGAGACCCCCGGGAGTGGAAGGCTCATTTCCTGGAGGCTGTGGATGATGCATTCAAGACGATGGATGTGGATATGGCTGAGGAGCATGCCAGGGCCCAGATGAGGGCCCAGATGAATATCGGGGACGAAGCTCTGATTGGACGGTGGAGCTGGGATGACATACAGGTGGAGCTCCTGACCTGGGATGAGGACGGAGATTTTGGCGATGCCTGGGCCAGGATTCCCTTCGCTTTCTGGGCCAGATACCATCAGTACATTCTGAATAGCAACCGTGCCAACAGGAGAGCCACTTGGAGGGCTGGTGTCAGCAGTGGCACCAACGGTGGGGCCAGCACCAGCATTCTCGATGGGCCCAGCACCAGCTCCACCATCCGGACCAGAAATGCTGCCAGAACGAGTGCCAACTTCTTCTCCTGGATCCAGTAA